The genomic interval tcaatggacaacttaagtatcTTATATTTTCTTAGTCCAAGTGTTCTCCAACTAATTTCACAAATTTCACATTATCATCACCTCAAGACATTGATCCAACAATCAGATCTTCACAACCCAACAGCCTAACCCATCATATATTTCGAACACAGAACATAGAATAATCAAAACAAGGTTAACACCTACTTACAATATTAGCATTTACACTTTTACATATTCAATACAAGACCACAAAAAAAAGTTCATCAACAATGTTCACACAAAAAATCAAGGGCAAGGATAGTTCCCCTTACACCACAACAATATTAGACCATCAATGcctattacaaaataataacagAGAAAGGTCAAATCCCCTTACAACCCCACTATCATGCTTTTAAACACATCCAGAATCatacaagaagaaaagaaagtttatCCCCCCTTATCGCTTGATGAACTACTTTGATCCTTTCTCTACGAAATCTGAGTAGCACCTCCCTTTTCTACCCTTCAAAAGCCTCTACACTCACAAGGACAACCCCTCTCTACAAACAACAGTCTCTACAACTCAATCTAAACACCCTTAACTTTATCTATAACTTATATCTTAGCCCTCAAATCTCCTTATTTTCTACTAAATTCTTGCTCTGTCTTCACAACTTTCACTCCGATAATGAAAAAATTCATTTCCTCACCCGTATTTATAGTTGATCAAGTTAAGGTTATTGTAACAGTACTatagctatactacattttaCTACAATGGTACTATAGTTGTAATACATTTTTACTGTAGTTGTACTACATTTTTACTATAACAACACATGTTTCATGAGGATATATTACTATAGCACAATACATATTTACTATAGAATTTTATTGTAGCATCATACGtatttactataatattttactgtagcattatatatattttcttctatactctaaaaaaactttaacatctcaaatataattattttcgaGGGTCTTACGGTGACTATGTCTTGTAAACCAAAGCTAATAATCCTCACCATAGGATTCGCCTAGTTGTCTCTTGTTTTATGTCTAGGTGTAGCTTGGTTACTTAGGAATCCATTATTTTAGTGCGTACGAGTCTTAGAGTAagtgttttgttaatttttggtcTAAAATCTTCTAAGTTCAAAAGCACATCCTATTGTGAAAAGTGGTAGAATAAGTAGCGAGGTAAACTTTGGCTATGTAAGACATGGTATTTAATAAgcttgtgactcacctctcttaGGAATGAACTTGTGAACACTTCTAACATTTTTCATTCTaggaaaatttttgaaattaaaagatcTCTAGACATTTGTCTTACCATGGAGAGTGACTCTGAGGAATCTATTCATACTTTGAAACAAATTTCTAAAGAACTCAGAGAATTCAACCTATGACGATAAGAAAAAGTGCAACTTAGGATAAGAGATAACATTGACAAAGAACTTCAAATTGCACTTATGACGGATGACACTAGGCTTCTAAAGgaagaacaaattaaaaaaaaaaaaaaaaagagtcaaggGGAAGTAGAGGTGGGGAGTCAACTTATGATCAAGACGAGATTGGAATATGGGAATATTATCATTTGTAGCTagacaaaaaaaggaaaagaacatACCCCTAAGGAAACTAAATTTTACTTGCCTTACTTCCATGGTAAGGATAGTGTCGAGTCATACTTGGACTAGGAGATGAAGGTGGAGCAAATATTTGCATGCCACCAAGTTAGTAAAGATAGAAAAGTGCCTCTAGCAACCCTTTCAAGGGTATGCTATGTATTGCTAGACCTCTTTATTCCAAGAGAAGCGTCGCCATAATGATCTTTCCATTGAGTATTGGAAGGATCTTAAGTCTGCCTTTAAGAGGATACGCATTCTCTCATACAACAATAGAGAACTCATGGATGAATTCTAGAGACTTCAACAGAGGTCTATGACTTTAGAAGAGTATAGTCAAAAAATGAAGTTATACATGATAAGGGCGGGCATAGTTGAAAATGAGGACATCACTTTGGCTAGGTTCTTAAGTGGTAAACCTTGAAATCAAGGATAAAGTTTAGCTTTTATCttatagagatttgaatgatttagttcaaatgtgtataaaggtagaacaacaaaacttgagaaaatTTTCTTCCAAGAAAGATCAAGCTCACTCTAGTTCTTATGGaaagaaagtttttaaaaagGAAGAACCACCTCAGAATTTAGCCAAGGAGAGTGAAAAGAGTAAGGGTGAATCATCCACACACACTCACACTAGGTACATCAAGTGTTTTAAGTGTCTAGGAAAAGGATACATAATTGCTCAGTTCCCCACCAAAAGGACTGTCATCTTGAGGGGAATTGATCTTTATATTAGTGAAGAAGAGTCAACAACTAGTGAGAGTGAGAACTCACAAGAGTCTAATGGAAAGGATGTATACTCTTGTGATGGCAACCTTCTTATGGTTAGAACGCTTCTTAGCAATCAACATAGTGTTTCACACATCACACAAAGAGAGAACACATTTCATACAAGATGTAATGTTTCAAACAATACATGTTCTCTAATTGTGGATAGTAGTTCTTGTAATAATTGTTACAACACTAGATTGGTTGAGAAGTTAAACTTAGTTGTGATACCCCTTCTCaaaccttacaaacttcattggATAAACGAAGATGGAGATATCACAGTTAAACATCAAGTAAAGATCCAATTCTCCATACAGAAATATCAAGATGAATTTTTATGTGATGTAGTTCCCATGAAGGCTTATCATATTTTACTAGGAAGACCATGACAATTTGAtagaaaatttgtatataatggCCTTTCCaatgaaatttgtatttcattttttgacaccaccAAGTTGTTGAAGATCAAGTACAAATGAAAGTTCAAAGAGAGAAAcagaagaaagataaaaaagacatagaggataaaaaaaataatatcaagagaaggtaaagagaaaaaagagagataaatagaagacttaaagaaaagaaaaagtggaaaaagaaaatatgttctttCAAGGAGACAAGGTTTCTACAATCGTCTTTCATTATCCATATATCAGTTAAAACAAAGATGATAAAGGGAGTTTAAAATTCCTTAAACTCTTTTCTATTCATTAATTGTTCTTTCTTTATTCCAAGCTTTTCTCTCAAAAATATTTCAACTCTATTGTTTTAAACTCCTCAAAAAATATTTCCAAGTCACATCTTTTTGAGTTAGTATTGTTTCCTAGGATACACTTAACTCAAGATGCACACCAAAGCTTTTATGAAGTAGGACTTCTAGTTTTACTCAAAGATATAATCCAAAATACAATGAGACccttttctaatattttctttatatataacttgtctttaaaacaaaaaaaaaaacaaataatattatgttttatgctTCTTGTATAAAGACATTTGATTATGGAGGTAATAAACATTGAAGTTGTGGGTCCTAATACACCCTTTTTTATCTTAGGATAGATCCTTTCAAGAGGGCGGTATGATAAAAATCACCGTAAAGGCTTACAACATGGATCCACGGCTAGGCCTAACTTTAGTTTCCTTCTCTCTACATATACAAATAATGTAGAATTGTATAGGTTTTCTTGCATACTTTCCAGGTCTTGTATTTTTTGAATCTTGTATTTGTGGACCAAGTTACATGTCGATCTTTACTTGTTACCAGTCGAGTTCTCCTTGTACCATCCGAGCTCTCCTTTATTTGACTGAGTTATCCTACTTTCATTTAGGCTCCCAAACCAACTTGTAAGGCTTTCCTGTTTCCATCTGATTTCCTAGGCTGACCAGTCGAGCTCTCCTACTTTTTGTTAGGCTCTTAGATCGACTTATCGGATTTTCCTGTTTTAGCCAGGCTCTTAGGCTAACCTGTCTTCCTACACTTGAGATCAACTTGAAGATCGGGTTATCGAGCTCCTTCTGAAGGTTGGGCTGCCAAGATCCTCTTTGAAGGTCAAGCTGTCGAGTTATGTATAATGATCTTCCTTCTAGAACACATTATGTTTAGCACATTTTGCACATGGAATAAAGCATCATAAATATGAGGTGTCACTTGTCATCTGATCCATGAATCAAGGCATGAAAATAGGGCATGTGGGAGTTTTCATTTATGTAAAAGAGAGATCTATTTCCCTATAAATGAAGAGATCTCTATCATTGTATTAGCACTCTTGATGTTTAATGAAACTCTGTTGAGATTACTCTAAAACATTTCAGAGTCACTCGCTAAAGGTTCTCTATAGTTTCCTCTAACCTCCTTGCCTAAAATAAGTCCAACCTTTCTTGAATTTTGTATCATTGATAATTCAGTGCATCTCCACACTTAACCATTTTCCACATTTTCCTTCCCCTATTTCCAAACCGACTTGTTCATGGAAGTTTCCTACCAAGATTAGTGAGAAGACTAAGAATACATATTTCCATGCAAATGGAGTTGTATATGCATTTTGAAACtactttcatttcttctttttatatatctttaagCAAATGGAGTTGTATTTTTAAATGCATTTTGAAACtactttcatttcttctttttatatatttttaaggttATGTTGTAGAATAAACTGATCTCATATTTTGGAGATTTCGATAATAACCTTATGATAAAAGTACAACACATTTGAAATtgtgtgattatgtgaacatgaaaattagaattgttaccctttttttttcttgaaaccTTACTTTATTAGGTATAGATGTACCCTGAAAATGCTTTTTAAGcaataaattatacttaaacACTCTTAGATGTGAATTTAATTTACAACTAGATGGATTGTTCCACCTTTGACTATTATGATTTTGacttaatttatcatatatttatgaaCTATAGTGATTATTTGATCTATATTTCTGATTATGATACTATGTTTAGTTTTGTTTAGGGTTTTATTTACGACATTGATGATACACCAAAAATTGTCTTACCAACAGGAAATCAGCGAAGAAAATATACATCTTACATTTATCGATTtggtaattgttttttttacaaCGATAACAAAACTTAGGCAGGGAATTCGAAACCTCGAAGGATACGTGTTTCATGTGAAGAAAAacctttaatataaaattgcCAAAAAATTTGCAAGAaataatagaaacaaaattaaatctgAAGTGTAAGGTAAAATCATTACGTCcaacaaaggaaaaaattattacaatgcTATACCCACTGTCAAATACGACTAAGATACATTTTCATTACGAAATTAGTTttcgaattttaaaaattaatattagtttagCCCATTGCATTTAACGGAAACTAGAAACAAATATTGTTTTCAGAAATCACCCGATAAACTGATATTCATGATTTTGCTTCATTCTTAATCTAGTAGacagaagaaaatagaaaagataaaagagcAATACATCTTACTCTAAATAAGATTGTTAATATTAAATCATActggttattttaaaaaagagaggaaCCTATCTGATATATCTTTTCACATTTAGCCCATTGCATTGAACACACCTTCCCTGACTACCCCAACAATAAGGATTGAAAGgcattcattaataaaattgtaactCATCAGAAGCAAAAAGcagttaaaaacaaaattcagtGTCAATTTGCAAATACTAGGATGATAGTTTGCACTAAATGTCCTGTGGCACAAAACATCAGCATGAATGGTACCAGCAACAAATAAAAACGACTAAAgccatatataaaaatttgggAAAACCTAAAATCAAGCAGCGCCTTTCCCCTTCTTCTTCTGGAGTTTCTTCATGTAAAATTCCAACTCTTTACCTTCCAGAATGTAGCTGCATAACCCAGCAAAAAAGGAAACAGTTATGAAAGTGGTTCATTATACACATATTAAGCATAGTGACAATTCAAGTAATTACCCATCAGCCCTGCCACATTGACCAGGTCGAGAGGAAATACAAGCAAGTAAACGACCACCACCAAACTGCTCCTCAATGTGAGCATCAAGCTTGCGATCCTTCTGGCgcttttctagttttctttgCACATGATTACTCTTTTTGGCTTCTTCTGCTGCTGCAGCGTCACCCTCCTGCAGATTACATCCCAGGATAGATAAATAGGTATCAGCTTCTATAATGTTCCATATATTTATtcctaataaaaacaaataggTGTTGCGCAAGTAGTAACTTGAACCAGCTAGAAACGCATATCAGATTTTAATAGTCTATAAAACACTGTTTAGCAATGCAGTTCATTACATTCTAGCTATCATGTCAAATCCAAACTgagaaaatattgaaagataGAATATTATGGCTGCTAGACTATATACACATAATTTACTTTTCAGAACATATTCTAGTTCAGATACTGTATCCATTGAACCGAAGACCAGAAAGAGTCTCTATGTTATGAGAGCATTAACAGTGGATTAAGGAAAAACGTATCATAAAAGAATAGAACACAAAGAGAATGTTCCAAAGGCACAACCTCTGCAGAATCCTTCTTTGCAGCTGTCTTCTTCTTCCTACCAATGTCAACACCATAGTGCTGAAGATACCACTGTTTGAAGGGAGCGGCATCAACCTGAACAATAGCACTTTTGACAAGGGTCTGAGTACGCACAAGCTCATTGTTTGAGGCGTTGTATACCACATCAAGTATACGAGTCTTGCGAGTTACAGCTTCACTTCCCCATGAGTAATTTCCAGTATCCAATCTCAATGCTCTCCACTTCACATTGCCACCTCTAACACGGATCCTCCTGACAGTCTTGTTGCTTGACAGCTTAGTGTTAGCAGGCTGGCGACCAAGCTCATACCTATCAGAAACCAccagtaaaaaataattaatagagtATATCATCATGGTTTAGAAAAAAATCCCAAAAATGTGTAGTATAATAGTAACATGTTGTAATTACGTTTATCGAAATAGATACAAGTAATTATCTGcttaaaatatgagaaaaatatagGGGAAGTTTAAAATAGTATCAACAATTAGTAAAAAGATCTAAAAACCTAAATAAATGTAGACCACTATATCCAGTCACTGTTTATTCAAAGTAAAAAATCCTATATCCTCCTAGTTGTTGTATCTAGGTTCTCCACACGATAATTCTGCATTTGgcagaaatgaaaaaaaaaaaacatggtacAATAATCCATTTCTTAAAATTTCAGAACCATGCACCAGACAATTGCTAATAAAAAAGCATTACAATGGGAGGCATAGCCAAAAGGAAATTCTCGATTTTACTCAAGGACCGTCCAAAACTAGctaaaacagaaatgaaaatgcaGCAAGCAGAGTAATGAAATCATGTTAAGATTTGAAACAGTTTCACAATTTAGCACTAAAGTTCAACACGACTCTCTAGTACAATTTTGATTTTCCCCTTATCCCATCAAAACCTCAATCGAAGAACAACTAAATCTAGATACGCTATACGCTCAATTGCACACAGAATCACAATTCTAATCTCCACTGAAAAAACAACCTTGACTACACAAGAAGACTCgacttcaattttaatttcaaaaaaataaaaccaagcACAACTCACAAGACATTGTAATAATCAAAACGACCAAAAAATCCAATAGGTATCTCACACTACTAGCAACAACATTAGGCAAGTCAGTGTAAAAGAAGAGAGATGTGACTAAATTCAAATACACAAATTTAGATGGACactaaacaaaactaaaacaatgaaataaataaaggaaaagggTCACacactttctcttcttcctccagGCCTTCTTCTTTCCACCAGTGGCACGCCTCTTGTGCATAGAATCTCTGGAGATACCTGattcagaagaagaagaagaagaaatcccATTAGAAAAGATGGAATTAGGGTTTTCGTTTGCAATATCAACAAAAGAAAGATTTGAGGGAAGCGTTTACTGACCCATGTTGTTGAGTTGTGGCGAAGAAGCAACAACACACTCTGTATTGTATCTCTCTGCTTCTTGGCTCCCTGAAAAAACCCTAATATCACGCGTTATATATTTCAACAAAGGAAACCCTACCTTTTGCTGATCCAACTCCACTCACCCGGCCCAGAATCAAGCCCAATTTAAATTCAAACCAATTGTCCAGGACCAACTTGGAgttctttttaaaacaaaactaagaAATAGGTACaacaaatattatcatttttatcatagttaaattctattttgtgattttgatcttcttccattttttttcttaattttagttttcagatgttacaaaatattttttttttatttttaagtaagttattttatggttttttgaGTGCATATGTTAGATCTAGATCAAATTATACCAAAAATAGAAGACAATTACaaacgaaaaaaaataaaatgaaaatctttaataaaagaTTTGTTCTGcacaaaagttttaaatttttccaaattagcgttgaaaatatttttattgtggtctaattataattatatataattctaccaaaaataaagtcaattacataagtaaaaaaataaaatgaaaatctttaataaaagatttgttcaggaaaaaagttataaattttccCAAATTAGCGATCAGAAATCTTTTTATTGTGgcctaattataattatatatattatattgtatatgATAGGATtgctaattttaataaatgttaaagtGAGGTCTAATAAATTATGAGTTAAAGGGTGAATGAAGTACAAATTTGGAGAAGTTTAATCCAAAGTGacctattaaaataaatagaaaattaaatggttcttcttttattttatatttatttcgtTTTGAAATTGAGTCTTTGAGAAGAacgaagaagagaaaataagggAAATAAGttcaagaaagaaagaatacaTAGCAAGTGTCcgagaaaaaattgtaattatggAAAACAAGATAAAATGACAAATAGACATCTACATAGTATATTCCTTGTTTGCTTTGTTAACTTTGAGTATTATAGAATTTAAAGAAACTTTATAGATGTTTGAAACTTTGAGGGAATAAATAGATGACTCTTAAAAGGGTTAATCATTGATTTACTTTTAGATCTAGGAAATTACCCATGAGCATTCCTTAATTTCAAGGAATTATATTTGCTAATCATGATTAACTTTAGGATTAACGAAACTaactctttttttcctttcttttttactCTTGGTCAAGTCCCTTGCATATGTAAAAAGATCTTATAAAAtcattacatttaattaaaatgtttgagAGTCTAGGAGTTCTGTTATCTTGTTTTAGTTGTTATCTTGAAAGGTTTTTTATCAAGTGATAAATATCCATACACctctttaattttgataataaaatgacaattgttattaaaaagaaaaggaaaaaaaaaaaaaagatatttaaatattaaaaattatatgagaAAAAGTGCTTCTGTTCAGAAT from Vigna radiata var. radiata cultivar VC1973A chromosome 9, Vradiata_ver6, whole genome shotgun sequence carries:
- the LOC106772950 gene encoding 40S ribosomal protein S8; this encodes MGISRDSMHKRRATGGKKKAWRKKRKYELGRQPANTKLSSNKTVRRIRVRGGNVKWRALRLDTGNYSWGSEAVTRKTRILDVVYNASNNELVRTQTLVKSAIVQVDAAPFKQWYLQHYGVDIGRKKKTAAKKDSAEEGDAAAAEEAKKSNHVQRKLEKRQKDRKLDAHIEEQFGGGRLLACISSRPGQCGRADGYILEGKELEFYMKKLQKKKGKGAA